From Skermanella sp. TT6, a single genomic window includes:
- a CDS encoding very short patch repair endonuclease translates to MCGAATLTAEQRMDQGMQRRATQVAEHLVVRCAGARESTMTDRFDSAKRSEIMSRVRGRDTKPEIFVRRALFKAGFRYRLHVADLPGRPDIVLPRYRIIVRVNGCLWHGHSCRRGRRPATNEEFWQAKIDGNVRRDAQVAAALRMAGWRVWTVWGCQLKRSTELLVRKLEMSRTRQRAASRSRSTEVAR, encoded by the coding sequence ATGTGCGGGGCCGCCACGTTGACTGCGGAGCAGCGCATGGACCAAGGTATGCAACGGAGAGCCACTCAGGTTGCAGAACACTTGGTGGTCCGATGTGCAGGTGCCCGGGAATCAACCATGACGGACAGATTTGACAGCGCAAAGAGATCAGAAATCATGTCCCGAGTCCGCGGGCGCGACACGAAGCCAGAAATTTTTGTCCGTCGAGCCCTTTTCAAGGCGGGATTTCGGTATCGTCTCCATGTCGCCGATCTGCCTGGTCGCCCAGACATCGTCCTGCCCCGCTATCGGATTATCGTCAGGGTGAACGGATGCCTGTGGCACGGGCATTCATGCCGCCGGGGACGGCGCCCAGCGACCAACGAGGAGTTCTGGCAGGCGAAGATCGACGGCAACGTCCGCCGGGATGCCCAGGTCGCTGCAGCGCTGCGCATGGCCGGATGGCGCGTCTGGACGGTGTGGGGGTGCCAGTTGAAGCGGTCGACTGAACTGCTTGTGCGAAAGCTGGAGATGTCCCGTACCCGTCAGCGTGCGGCCAGCCGCTCCCGGTCAACCGAGGTCGCCAGGTAG